In Nocardioides daphniae, the DNA window AGGCCTCGCCGCCCGGCGGGGAGTAGCGGACGTCGCGCACCACCCGGACCCGCGGGTCGCGGCGCGGGAGCGGGTTGACCCGACGGGCGAGCGTACGCTCGGCGTCGCGCGCCGCGATCGGCTCGAGGCCCTCCAGCTCACCGAGGGTGCCCACGGCGGTGTTCAGTCCCTGCGGACTGCTGCGGCTCAGGGCGATCTCCCGGGCCAGGCCAGCCGTCGAGAACGCCGCCAGGGCGAGGCCGGGCCACGACCGACGGCGCCGCAGCAGATGGACTGCGGTGTCGACCGAGTTGGCCGCAAGGATCTGCGGCGCCAGCTCCACGGTCAGGAAGCCGGCGAGGAAGGACAACGCCCCTCCACGAAAGGACCGGGAGGGGCGAAGAGCGTTGGCGGTGAGCGCGGCGACGAGCGTCTGGCGTACGAGGTAACCCACGGCGCCGATGCTAGCCAACCGTCACCAGACGGGTCAGGACTCCAGCGGCCAGCCGCGGTCGGCCCATCCCATGGTGCCGTCGGAAACGTTGATCGCCTGACGACCCTGCGAGCGCAGGAACTCGCAGACCTGGCGGCTGCGGTTGCCACTGCGGCAGATCACCAGGAGCGGGCCCTCGGGCAGCTCGTCGATGCGCTCGCCGACCTGACCCATCGGGATGTGCACGGCTCCGGGGACGTGCCCGGCCGCGTACTCGTCGTCCTCCCGGACGTCGAGGACGAAGGCACCCATCGCGTGCTCGGCCGCGAAGGCGTCGAGGTCGATCTCGCCGGACTCGGCGGCGGCGATCTGGCGGCGGGCCTCGTCCATGTCGATGGCGCGTACGCCAGCGATCAGCTCGTCGAGC includes these proteins:
- a CDS encoding rhodanese-like domain-containing protein, which translates into the protein MGAFVLDVREDDEYAAGHVPGAVHIPMGQVGERIDELPEGPLLVICRSGNRSRQVCEFLRSQGRQAINVSDGTMGWADRGWPLES